CTTGAAGGCTGCAACAATTTCCACCACGCTGTCGTCACTTCCATTCCTTTGCATGTTGCGTCGCAGGTACATCACTTGGACAGGGTGAAGACACACAGCAGCTGCTCACTGAATTCCATGGAATCAAATGAGAGAGATATTTTCGTGTATTCCATTGCTTAAAAAAGTAGGAACATAGAAAAATGTTGAAAGGGCTGGGCTCACTCAGAAATGCTCAAGAAGCGCTACCTGCTTCATCCTTGACTAGGTAACTGTTACACGACGGACAATGTGGGAACCCAGCTTTGAAGAGCCGCGCTGTTCGGTGTAATGGCCCACCGCGAAAAACCGTTAAGACAAGTATACATTGTCATAATAGAGCAGCAAGTAGCAGAGCCAATGCTGGCATCAATAGACAGTTCAGGGGCGCTGCATCCAGAAGCATTCCTTGTTCGCCTTCCACTCCTGGTCACCGCCGTCGTAGTGCTCTTTCTTCCAGATGGGAACGCGTCTCTTCAACTCGTCGATAGCGTACTTGACGGCGTCGAGGCCCTCCTGACGGTGCTCAGAAGACACGGCGATAAGCACACTAGCCTCGCACAGTGGGACATCGCCCAGTCTGTGGACCACGGCGATGTTCTTGACGGTCCAGCGTTCCCGAACGCCCTCGCAGATGCCCAGCATCTCCCGCTTGGCCATGGGCGCGTACGCTTCGTAACTCAGCATCCTAACCGCCTTGCCCTCGAAATGGTTTCTCGTGGTGCCCAAGAAGACAGAAATGGCCCCACAGTCCGGAGACCCCACCTGCGCCAGGACTGCCTCGACGTCCAGCTTGGTGTCCAAGAGCTCCACGTAGTTCATGGCGACCAGCTCGGCTGACCGAGCTGTAAGGGCCTTGAGATGATCACCCGCCGCTTATGGCTGGAATGAAGGCAACTTCGTCTCCAGGTCGTAGCGTTACCTGTACCCCAGCCTCTAGGTAAGCTTCGTTCAGGGCTATCACGGCGCTGTGCTGGAGGACAGAGAGGCTAGGGTACGCGCAGAAGATTGCCTTCTTGAGTTCTTCGACGTCTGGGAGCACGGAGGGCACAACAAGAGACTCTTCGGACACACCAGCCAGGCTGCGAGCGTTGGCGAACAGCAAAAGCCGTACGGAGACCTCCGATGGCATCGTAGCCAACAGCTGCAGCTGTACAGAGAATGCTGCGGTCCGCTATGCGACCGACGTTCGAAGCGGCTTTTATTATACCTGAGCATGCCAACGAACTGACAAGTTTCCGTTCGGAATGTCACTGCGCAGCGAGGTTAGAACGAAACGATGTAGTGGTTGCGAACCGGCCTTGTGGATGGAGCGGGCCACCTGTGAAAGTCGCCTGTGCGTTTAAGTTGAGCGCCGTGCTGGGGCGCAGCGTAGGCACTCGTCAGTAGACCTCATTTATAACGTCAGCGTTCTGTGCGATTTAGGCTGCAAACGAGGCCGCGCAATGAGGAAATTGTTGTTGGAAAGCTGTTGGCCATAGTCGCTAACTGAGCGATTAAGCGAACGTGGAAAACGTGAGAACAAGGTGCGGTTTATTATTTGGCTATTGCCTGTCAAAACTATGCCGTGGCAGCCAAGGCAAGGCATGCAATGGTGGAGTGTGCTGTGGCCAATCtgaccgctgccaccagttgttagtgGCCGCCGTTCGTAGACGAGTTCGGGACAGAAACGAAGCTACCGGGGAAAAAGTAGCGAGAGCCGTAGGATGCAGATTAAGTCTGTACAATCTTTTTACATTTTTATAGTCGTCAAGTTCAGCACGCGAGGGCTCGTGAGAAAATACGAGACGTAAGAAGTTAGTCCTAGGGCACTACGCTGCTAGTAGTCCGGCTGCTTAAATGCAGTCCGAAATCCCAAAAGCCCTAGCCGGGGAAGCACTGCACTTGATCAGTGTCAAATCAAGGGGTCACTCAAGATGACTTGGTGAGCCGCTCATCGCACATGGCGACACCGTTGCCCTCTCGTAGCGGTTCCGGTATCGAGGAACCGCATTTTCGATGGCGCTGTCAATCCTGTCGTCATCCTCAGCTTTGCCGGTGCTCGCGGAGAGAAATTCAGTACCACCGAAAACCGGCCCCTGATGCATCGGCCGTTGACCAGTGATAATTGGAAGTACTTCTTCCCGCAAGGACACCGGCTTCGAACCTCGCCTCTTCGTAAAGATGAGGCTGGCCGCCGCCGTTAGAGACTTCaatgaagaggggggggggggggggggaggtgttggATTCCACCACCGTACCCGTACGAAACTTGTTTTCACCATCGCTGTTCCATGCGTGTAGAAGGCTTCTTCCCCAAACGATGCAATTTGTCCCGAGTGGCCACGCAACGCAGTGTCCACCTGGCCAAGGCCGCCTACTGGTTGGCGATCCCTTTTTTTCGCACGAGAAGAGAAGACTCTTCAGTCGTTGATGCCGTCGTTGTGACGACGCAGAAAGCGCGTCTGTTGACAGCTCACGGGCGGTCGAGCTTGATAATTCGCCTCTGGCTTGAGGTCGGTGCCGATCATAAAAGGGGCGAGATTGATTCTGACGTTTTAGGTTCTGTAGCGCCAGCCGACTCTTAAGCGCAAGGACTTTTTGGATTTTGCCTGCTTCAAGATATGGCCACTGCGGCCCGAATGTATGCCTCTACTAATGCTCGGCTGCCAAAAGCAGCTTGCCGCAACAATAATGACATTTCCTAAAATCTTGGTGTTAAGCCTGAATGGTAGACAGGACCACACAACCTAAATTGTAGCGCGTTACCGCAAGTAACGGGCCCGTGCCACACGTACGCAAGTACAGAACCATAGCATTCCTTTTTGATACTCCATCTCGAATGCATTTCCCGCGTCTCCTGTCGACTGCGCCGCTGACGGTTTCTTTtactaaacaaaataaaaatctcATAAAGAGCTGCACGTCATACACGAATAAAGAATCATGTACTGAATCGGACCAGCAGGACGTGTGCAGGCGGTCACAGCTGCAATACTCTGGAGCGAGGAAACTCTGCCGCAGATGTCAATTTCCTTGACACAGGTTGTTTTTTTGCTGGATGGAGCATACGTGTAAGGCTTACATACGGCGCGGAACGAGCAGATTTTTTGTTGGAGCGTACACTTTCTTTTTATCGCAGAGAATTACTTTCCAACGTCGCACGCGGCAGTGTATTTTTTCTCTGGTTGCCGTGACGTTTTTAGTTTGCCGTCTTACTGTTAACAATACTGTAACTCACTGTAGCAAGTTCTAGTGCACTATGCCAGTGAATGTCACTATATTTTGCTCCGGCCAAATGTGGTGCTGGTGTGCATTAGCTGTGCATCGGTTATGTCGGTGGGCTGTACGTTCCTGGCGCAACAATTCTTGCAATCGCCGCAAATAATAAACAGTTAGAAAAATTTCTACGAGTGCCATCTATAGTCGTCAAGATTACAACTTTTCACGACTGCCACATACGCATGGCTTATAACTGCAGTCGCTGTCATGTCGGTTCACATGTGACAGTCCTATGCTGCTCAAAATGGTGCATGGGCCAACTGCTCTTCAAGCGTATATCTCACTAATCAATGCACGAACTACCCGGTATTTTAACCATTTGAACAAGTTCCTTCATTTCGAATCATTTGTTCATGcaagttcattttttttacagaatACTTGATGATGGAATAAGTTTTTGCACCATACCAAATAGCCACTTCCAAAAAGAACGCTTAACCATGCTCCTTGATGTTGCTGTTGTGTTCGAATTGTCTGTCTACCCCTGTTGTGTTTGCTAAAATACAgactgcagtattttgaaatagaCATGCGCCCCTTCATTTAACTGTATTTCAGTTCTGCAGAATGTACCTGCAGTCAAGGTGTAGGCTCTCGTTTTTAAATTTCGTAAAAAAAATCTGCTGGGTGACGTTTTTAATTTTGCTGATCGTTCACTGAGCAGAAAGGCTGACATTTCAGTTTCCATCCTATTTTGCCGACTTTGCAGAACAAACATTACCGCTCCGCCAGGACATCAGCAATTCACTGTAGAGGACCTGAGGAAGAACTGCCCGGAGGTGGCCGATGACTTCACGCAAGAGGAGATCGACGGCTGGATCCGCTCCACGAAGGAGTACTTCGACCTCCTCAACCGGGACAACCTCCAGGAGGTGGCCGATGCCATGGTACTGGCGGTGCGCGAGACGCATCCAAGGACGTGGTACACGACACCGCTGAGCCTCAGCACAATCGCGCTATTCCCGCTCACGTACTTACCGGACGAGGCAACGGACGCCATCATGGCTCTCTGCAGAACCAAGCTAGGTCGCCTGTTGGACGTCACAAGGAAGCCCAAGGTCGCATAGCTACACGCACAAAAATGTTCCTCAGACTCGCTAAAACGACCTAATGCAATCGTAAAAACCCCACTGAAGCACGTTTCCTATTTCCTAAGTTCATTTCCTGCCCCCAAAAAAGTTTGTGGGCCGACATGAGGGCTACGTAGACCCAGAAGTAAGTGCCCGAGAGAATGTGTCATTTTGGTGGTACGCTCCTAGTGGGAGCCTGCAGTGACAGGCACTGTGAGAGAACACTTTGCGGAAAGTTTGATGTATACGCCATGTGGGATCACGTAAAGCAATCAGGCGTGGGAAGGGTCAACCTCCTGGGTGAAGTCGGGACCCCTTCCGCTAGAATTTCTTTGTTTCGGAATAACGGCAAAAATTAGGAAACTTTTCTACTTCATGCAGTCAAGATTTATCAGAGAAAGATTAAATTAGAAGTAAGAAAAAGTAcgaatcgggggggggggggggggggttaaaccACAATCGAGACATTCGCTACTGATTAAATCGAGCTCTCCTCTCACCGAATACGACGATGAAGAGAGCAGTTGCGTGGGTGGCTTAGGCACGCAGGCcagagtgctcgcgctaggcccgaaACCATTAAATTGTGCTATTGCCATCCGTAATGTCGTTCTGTATtcttcggcttgccgtcacgtgaCATTTGGTGGATGTTTCGGATGTCTATCATCATTCCGGTCCTGGACTTTCACCGCGGTGCGTCTGCTTTGGCAGTCTGCCACGTATTCCTGGTCGGCTTGCCGTCAGGCTTTGCCCCAGCCTGCCAGGTCAGAAATGACCTCACTCCAGCCGCGTCCCTCACACCGGCCAAAATACACGACTAACTCAATCTAACGCAGCGACCAGTCCCCACAAACCCCATGGACCCTAGAATCCATGGACATGTGAGCACACGGCCCCTCTGCCCATTCCATTCGGTGCATCCATGGGCTTCGGTCGTCGGCTCGATCCTGGTCACATGTGGCCTGGAAAATTCGTGGACCAGCACTCATCTGATTATCCTCTCATCCAGCGTGGAGGCAAGGCCTTCACATTCTTAGCTTTTCAGTCGAACCATTATTCCCCGCCGATCATCATGTCCTGCTTCCGTCGTCAGCACCGTTTTAGTTCGCGATCGGcgcgatcgctcggcagccccgggtcaTGTAATTGTCTAGACGAAGATGAAGCGGGCAGGGGCGTCAGCCGGAGAACTCGTGCTAGGCTCGCAGTTATTGAATGATGTCATCGACATCCTCATCTCGCTCTTTCTTCGTCGGCTTGTCTTCACGTATCAATCAAGCTTCGTCAAATTAATCACGCTTAGTCAAAACGATgacgaagcggtggttggctcTCGAAGCATTCTGGCTCTGTGACCTGAACCCTGGCTCTCTAATTAAAAGCTCTCAGTCTTGGGTTCTTCCCGAGGccaacctgcacggctcctcaggtcgtgacagtATAAAAAGGAAGTATTGTGCCAGTACTCACTAGCAGGCCTGTTTTTGTTGCCGAACTCAAAAGCTAGCGCTGAGACTCAATGCGCCACACCGAGCGGTGGAAAGAAGTAGGTGTAATATTAACAATTATACATAAAGCTAAGAAAAGTGCAATCCTTACTAGTTATAGAACTCGAGCAATGAGCATGTGTTTCTGCGGACTATTTGCTATTAAAAAGGTGACAAGAGGGACTCCGAGTGCTCAGGCGCTATTATATCTTACGTGTATTCTAAGCGGATGAAAAGCATTGCCACCCACAGAGAAACCCGTATGCAGTTATCGGCCTATCGAGCCCTATTAAGGCAGTCGAATACCTTTTAATTCCGCCAGGCGCTGAAAGCTGATGCTTTTCGGATGATCTCCACTTTATATGATGCTAATCAGAACACGATGTTCTAGTCCTAACCTCAGGAAGCACTAGAATTGAAGTCGTTTTAGCCTCAAGAAACACTGGACAGGACGCCTTCTCAGTATTAGTTCAAGTTACATAAAGCCCTGAACCATAACGGTACCAACACTGTCTACACAAATCACTGTTCTTTGTGTGGCATGCCGTATATCGTTAAGAAAGAAAATTCGCTCAGCCTCATAACCTTATTCCTTACATTCACTCACTGTTGAACGTTCCCTTTTCAAAATATCTCCGTGTACAACCATATTTATTCTTTTTCATCCTGAAATAGTTCTGGTTCATCCGAAAACTTTCAATGGATGGCATTTGTGAAATCTTGCGACATCACGCTTTCTAATTCTCCATCTATTGTTCAATAAACTGACGATCGACAGACGACCTATTCCGTACTGTCAGGAACAACTGTGTGCCAGTGCTTGCGGCTGAAAGCCTCTTTTGAAGCTGTCCAGTCAAAATCATATCAGCACTGGATTGTTCCTTTTACAATGCAAACAGATCTCCAATGCCATAAGTCGACGAAATCAGACATCCGCTGTTCGGTTTAGCTGCACTGTGAATTCCCCCAAGCGTGTGCAGCGTGTACTATGCTCAGAGTAGCGTTCTAGGAGGGGCCATTTGGGGCGGCATATGATAGCTTAAAGCTGCTCCTGCAGACCACGCACAAATTAGGAGCGAACGCGACGCGCGTGGAGTTTCAACTGCTGTTGAAAAAGCGGCAGCCGTCCACCTTTCAACAAATACTACACGCAAAAACACACGTAACTGTAAAAAAAAGTGCCGCCGGCGTCAACAAGTCAGGGGGAACCGAGAAATGAAAATCTTGAACATACAGATGAATAGAGGTCACGTTAACACTCGTATCAGGGCTGTGTTTTGGCTTTTCACGAGGTTTCGAGAAATTCTCGTGCCGTTGCCTCTAAAGCATGCCCGACGACCTTCCATTATCTGAGAAGCGGTGAGTATATTCCCACGATCAACGGTGTACCGTCATATGGGCAAAGTTACCTGCCTTTAATGACGCTTCATGCTCAGGCCGGCGACAGTTGAATCAATAGTTCGTATGGAATGAAATGCGGCCCAGACACGCGCCGTTACCGAGGCTTTAGTTCATGTGTTTGATAAAGACTTGGGACCTCCCAGTTATTCCTGGCTTATTCATATCGGTGTCCCTATTTGAAGCGTTGCGTTTAAGGCCTCGTTGTCCAGAAAACCTGGTGTCAGCGTTGACGTTGTTGTGGGCGTAGAATCACTAGCGTGactgtggcaggtggtgcccagagagcaacctaggaggcaggtgggccacctaggtcacgtgaccttgcggcgtcatcacagcctgcccactagATATTGAGCGAACAACcaaccgtggaaggtggcagttaaattaatgattggtcgctctggAAGGTCAACCTGGgcacacctgccatcgcatggcagtggcagatcgcttaaccgctgcaccactacgctgAGACAGGTATAAAAACTTCCAGAGATATTTCAATGTAGGGGAGAGAATGGTATTCTATTCATATGGAAATTACCCGCCACCCTATCGCGGCATACCTAAGGCGGAGCTGGTGTTTCCTCCAACTTTTGAATGAGATGTACGTAATGTCCTTAATAGGAAGACAGGTGCTTTTTTCCCAGTAGACAATAATAGAGTGATTTCACaaagcctactgcgcatgcgcgcgtttACCGGAAGTGGCCAGCCGCCATCTTGGCTGCAGTCCTTCGTGGAGTCGCCTGCTCGAAAGCCCGCTTTACTTTGCACCTTGATTGGCAGTATACCAGGACGCAGTAGCTTTCCGCCGTCTCATTTATTGTGTTTAGCTAAAACAAAGAGAGGCCCAACTACGGAGTTTCTATCGTTGTAATGCTAATCGCAGCAGGAGCAGCGCAAAGAGGTtggtcaattttttttatttacatgaacagtaaagcagaggttggtgctgcatatcggctccggctactccttttcatcAATTCGCAGCAACCATGCGCTTGGTCCGACGAGGTACAGTTCAACATAACATAGAACAAACACAGacagtacacaacatatacaGCAAAGTACAAGCGTCAGTAAAAGTTACAACAATGAGAGAACAAAAACACATTGAATGTTAAGAGAACAGTACACAATAGAATATACATAACACACATGTATAAACAAGGGCAGGAGAACAAGAAATCAGCTGATTTGCAGTACACACAGCAAAAGTAGATAACAACGCTATTAAATACCTCactcagcaaaaacaaaaaaacaaaacaagtttgtttgcagcaaacacagcaaaagcaaataacaaagatCTTGAAACTCGCACACAGAGAGGTAAGACACCTAGCATTGACTCA
The genomic region above belongs to Amblyomma americanum isolate KBUSLIRL-KWMA chromosome 9, ASM5285725v1, whole genome shotgun sequence and contains:
- the LOC144105615 gene encoding molybdopterin synthase catalytic subunit-like, which encodes MNYVELLDTKLDVEAVLAQVGSPDCGAISVFLGTTRNHFEGKAVRMLSYEAYAPMAKREMLGICEGVRERWTVKNIAVVHRLGDVPLCEASVLIAVSSEHRQEGLDAVKYAIDELKRRVPIWKKEHYDGGDQEWKANKECFWMQRP